From the Daucus carota subsp. sativus chromosome 8, DH1 v3.0, whole genome shotgun sequence genome, one window contains:
- the LOC108199257 gene encoding glycosyl hydrolase 5 family protein, with product MRTSSYSFLFLTILHVLLPSLITNHHHSAAALPLSTDTRWIVNESGQRVKLSCVNWVTHLETMLAEGLSKQPVDVISKQIVSTGFNCVRLTWPLFLFTNDSLANLTVRKSFRSLGLLESVAGIQANNPKIIDLPLIDAYQAVVSNLDSNNVMIILDNHISKPGWCCSDFDGNGFFGDVYFKPEMWIKGLIKVATMFNSTKNVVGMSLRNELRGPRQNWNDWYRYVQQGAEAVHSANPNLLVIVSGLSYDRDLSSLLKKPLNLTFTGKVVFEAHWYSFSDGSAWIDGNPNQVCGRAVKYMMEKAGGFLLAQGYPLFVSEFGIDQRGTNDNDNRYFNCFLGWAAENDLDSALWTLGGSYYLREGVVGLEEFYGMYDWNWGKIRNPSFLQRIAALQSPLQGPGVSNSRPHKIIYHPATGLCVLRKSLFEPLKLGPCSMSESWEYSARNVLTIKGTYFCLQADKLGKPATLSIFCNGENTKWEAVSDSKMHLASKLNNGSVVCLDVSSDNSVITSTCKCQGRDKNCDPGKQWFKIVNSTRDATATNSLLAIKEATNLLKEVMLTSF from the exons AACGAGTCCGGCCAACGAGTCAAGCTGTCATGCGTAAACTGGGTGACTCATCTGGAGACCATGCTAGCAGAAGGCCTTAGCAAGCAACCAGTAGATGTAATTTCGAAGCAAATAGTAAGCACGGGATTTAATTGTGTTCGGCTTACTTGGCCTCTTTTTctgttcacgaacgactcgttAGCGAATTTAACGGTCCGAAAATCGTTTCGGAGTCTCGGATTATTGGAATCGGTTGCGGGGATTCAAGCGAATAATCCGAAGATTATTGATCTTCCTCTGATCGATGCTTACCAG GCAGTGGTGTCTAATCTTGACAGTAACAATGTGATGATAATTTTGGACAATCATATAAGCAAGCCAGGTTGGTGTTGCAGTGATTTTGACGGCAATGGCTTCTTTGGAGATGTCTACTTTAAGCCTGAAATGTGGATTAAGGGCTTAATTAAAGTGGCGACGATGtttaattcaactaaaaatGTGGTTGGCATGAGCTTAAGGAATGAACTTCGGGGTCCTAGACAAAATTGGAATGATTGGTACAG ATACGTGCAACAAGGCGCGGAAGCTGTGCACTCGGCTAATCCAAATCTTCTTGTGATTGTTTCGGGGTTGAGTTACGACCGGGATCTTTCTTCTCTTCTGAAGAAACCATTGAACTTGACATTCACCGGGAAAGTAGTGTTTGAAGCGCACTGGTACTCGTTCTCAGACGGGTCAGCTTGGATCGATGGCAACCCGAACCAGGTGTGCGGACGAGCTGTGAAGTACATGATGGAGAAAGCAGGAGGGTTCTTGCTGGCTCAAGGATACCCTTTGTTTGTGAGTGAGTTTGGAATAGACCAGAGGGGAACTAATGATAATGACAATAGGTACTTCAATTGTTTCTTGGGATGGGCTGCTGAAAATGACTTGGATTCTGCATTGTGGACACTTGGTGGGAGTTACTATTTGAGGGAAGGTGTGGTTGGATTAGAAGAGTTTTATGGAATGTATGATTGGAACTGGGGCAAGATTCGAAACCCTAGCTTCTTGCAGAGAATTGCAGCACTCCAGTCCCCACTTCAAGGTCCTGGTGTGTCGAACAGTCGTCCTCATAAGATAATTTACCATCCAGCAACAGGGCTTTGTGTCCTCCGGAAATCCCTGTTTGAGCCATTGAAGCTTGGTCCGTGCTCCATGTCTGAGTCCTGGGAATATAGTGCTAGAAACGTGTTAACGATCAAGGGAACTTACTTCTGCCTGCAGGCTGACAAGTTGGGGAAGCCGGCAACACTGAGTATTTTTTGCAACGGGGAGAACACAAAATGGGAAGCTGTTTCGGACTCGAAGATGCACTTGGCTTCCAAGCTTAACAATGGCAGTGTTGTGTGCCTGGATGTCAGCTCTGATAACTCTGTCATCACAAGCACCTGCAAGTGTCAGGGCAGAGACAAAAACTGCGATCCTGGAAAACAATGGTTCAAAATTGTTAACAGCACACGTGATGCAACCGCTACCAATAGTCTGCTTGCCATTAAAGAGGCAACCAATTTGCTAAAAGAAGTTATGCTAACAAGTTTCTGA